One genomic window of Plasmodium coatneyi strain Hackeri chromosome 12, complete sequence includes the following:
- a CDS encoding Serine/threonine protein kinase, protein MEEEKTAREEKNLISAENIFHDICTLTLNRNIEIDIIQEGLLKKVINDEESNSIQFLEESTNTQDDLTKLNAHLLVDKINWSASKNELRYVDIHVIVDFNRKKLSYSIDNSKIHKCYHYRITLLLDHITREGLSFKDSILYLYNGINDKSSMTCSCGYDGKTVDKSSKEDASKDVNIHNSGKIGESKTFSTGEKFEEHMNWYEEKDNLFLHKNEDIEQLRRAPISYSFDQNIIFSNKENDHSDGKQSNRSPHVKHPKGGVTNRTGGNVVHGLSSDVEADADSPREVGKEKKKGDVILNEEVKKSCPDGKEEEIGDFSNEGCQPVGKTVGADAEDTIKPGKEIHNHKDGGTIFSVKDLEEINHFLRNDYMNKKGKGGNFLPMGSRAGKYVRENEKKKKKFMKIMNENIPLTLILSDKGNEICKELINKYSRYYRDFVEERVLGCGGFGYVMKVKNKRFNISYALKKITLSSSKKGVSSYPHSSSDLMSENNRYIMEEAIMIAKLQHENIVRYYDAWVENNIDYYLHDEVENNYQHVSRKKKNYTHYMEEIVNMRQYYKEKKGIDINEKYLYILMEYCPGKTLREAIDCGFIYKNEKLLWELIKQILKGLHYIHDMKIMHRDIKPSNIFLQISDNILTAKIGDFGLTTRIDNNSNNINPSAGTVNYISPEQINGEHFDQKADIFSLGVVFFEMFHGPFSTLMERTIVLSNLLKGIYPDYIKADQKIFHFLSKLLAINPQERSCAYSLLHENFLFSFEKDFSEIYNLVENKRNCEEVHTIISTLFDRVDNIKEESLIRKDDMGSFQGAKMFTDESDMKKCIKKKIITSLRKRGAIFLITPMILRNKYYTNLEHCHVGGSSSSHSGSKKKDLKISNIFINTNRNDHLDNLVYLLDIYGNSVTLRPSFFFAFSEYIYENLECYNRYNESNFFFKFYTSGCTYKYPSVRCKPTKKDPPAAIYPEEAEKIFYCILISSKNLYGQEELNYLSIFSNADILVSVCTLYNHISYLNKLIFVWSYIDLLPLILHECLDIPPDLSEEISIHLKKNSLLLGNKANIIPLLQKFKISSNNLSKVCDFVYSLFQLKCENGKVDEYLNSLSKFISDDLSKKGFLLLPHHKSSSSAYGDKINAIYSANDIAIGGAINNGNTNGNGNGASSIASGSLSSGANDVSPKRAHIVPNGKTNQSLISKVKTLLLIDKVKKINSFIGTSSVMENTCFDLFLNYEESVFSNEIIFYVIAEGKNRDIIACGGKFDRVIQHMKSGGAVANTVLPGGLGSSLGIINDNGSRVGSDLGISLDSDTCYGVDYDMSDGGTDSKLLNMKAYGVEIYLEKIFLKVIESNEKSALNVQSTATSEKTQIFKNILPSPNHQNVFSCSPNLIQSPVNSSPFSYSSPKVVIQVHEMSNLLIAYDLSKQLLHKNIPSYIYFSVNNSSTKKKIKNFKPHKIRFIISIKSSGSNISFDAHNPIKLNDVNYKIFNSKNEDYSFMQQEELINYLIKNV, encoded by the exons atggaagaggaaaaaactgcgagggaagaaaagaatctCATTTCTGCGGAAAATATCTTCCACGACATTTGCACCTTGACTTTAAACAGGAACATCGAAATAGACATCATCCAAGAGGG ATTGCTGAAAAAAGTCATAAACGATGAAGAATCCAATAGCATTCAATTCCTGGAGGAAAGCACGAACACGCAGGATGATTTGACAAAACTAAATGCACACCTTTTGGTagacaaaataaattggtcTGCAAGCAAAAACGAACTGAGGTACGTGGATATTCACGTCATAGTCGATTTtaacaggaagaaattaagTTATAGTATAGATAATTCGAAGATCCATAAATGCTATCACTATAGGATTACGCTTCTTCTGGACCATATTACACGAGAAGGACTCTCCTTCAAGGATAGCATTCTGTATTTATACAATGGGATCAATGATAAGAGTTCCATGACGTGTAGTTGTGGGTATGATGGGAAGACTGTCGATAAATCTTCAAAGGAGGACGCATCCAAAGATGTGAATATACACAATAgtggaaaaattggagagaGTAAGACTTTTTCTACAGGCGAGAAATTCGAAGAACATATGAATTGGTATGAAGAGAAAGataatttgtttttgcataaaaatgaagacataGAACAGTTAAGGAGAGCTCCCATTTCGTACTCCTTTGACCAGAacatcattttttcaaacaagGAAAATGACCATTCGGATGGTAAACAGTCGAATAGGTCGCCCCATGTGAAGCATCCAAAGGGGGGGGTCACTAATCGGACGGGGGGGAACGTCGTGCATGGTTTGTCTTCCGATGTGGAGGCTGATGCAGACAGCCCCAGGGAggtagggaaggaaaaaaagaagggagacgTGATCCTAAAcgaggaagtgaaaaaaagttgccctgatggtaaggaagaagagataGGAGACTTCTCCAATGAAGGGTGCCAGCCCGTAGGCAAAACGGTAGGCGCAGACGCAGAAGACACGATTAAACCGGGGAAGGAAATTCACAATCACAAGGATGGAGGCACAATATTTTCAGTCAAAGATTTGGAAGAAATTAACCATTTTCTTCGAAATgattatatgaacaaaaaagggaaaggtggTAATTTCCTCCCGATGGGAAGTAGGGCAGGGAAATACGTAAGGGAAAacgagaagaagaaaaaaaaattcatgaaaattatgaatgaaAATATCCCCCTAACGCTTATTTTGTCGGATAAGGGTAACGAAATATGCAAAGaattaattaataaatattcGAGGTATTATCGTGATTTTGTAGAGGAGcgtgttttagggtgtggtGGATTCGGATACGtaatgaaggtaaaaaataaaagatttAATATTAGCTATGCGCTGAAGAAAATAACCTTGTCCAGCAGTAAGAAAGGGGTGTCCTCTTACCCACATTCTAGTAGTGACCTAATGAGTGAGAACAACCGGTACATAATGGAAGAAGCGATAATGATTGCAAAGTTGCAACATGAAAATATTGTAAGGTACTACGATGCCTGGGTGGAAAATAACATCGACTACTACCTGCACgatgaagtggaaaataatTACCAACATGTcagtaggaagaaaaaaaattatacacactatatggaagaaatagtAAACATGCGGCAGTActataaggagaaaaaggggataGACATTAATGAGAAATATCTGTATATACTGATGGAGTACTGTCCAGGGAAGACACTGAGGGAAGCCATAGACTGCGggtttatatataaaaatgagaaactCCTATGGGAATTGATAaagcaaattttaaaagggttACACTACATACATGATATGAAAATTATGCACAGAGATATAAAACCGTCCaacattttccttcaaattagTGACAACATTTTGACAGCCAAAATAGGAGATTTCGGATTAACCACCCGAATTGATaacaatagtaataatatTAACCCTTCCGCAGGAACAGTAAATTATATATCCCCTGAGCAGATAAATGGCGAACATTTTGATCAAAAAGCAGATATCTTTTCCCTAGGTGTAGTGTTCTTCGAAATGTTTCATGGGCCATTCTCTACTCTCATGGAAAGGACCATTGTGTTATCTAATTTGTTGAAAGGAATTTACCCCGATTATATAAAAGCAGATCAGAagattttccactttttatcCAAATTGTTAGCCATAAACCCGCAGGAAAGATCTTGTGCGTATTCCCTGCTgcatgaaaattttttattctccttcGAAAAGGATTTCTCCGAAATTTACAACTTAGTGGAGAACAAAAGAAACTGTGAGGAAGTACACACCATTATTAGTACCCTCTTTGACAGGGTTGACAATATCAAGGAGGAAAGTCTTATCAGGAAGGATGACATGGGATCCTTTCAAGGTGCAAAAATGTTTACGGACGAATCGGATATGAAAAAGTGCATTAAGAAAAAGATTATAACTTCTTTGAGAAAAAGGGGAGCCATTTTTCTAATCACCCCAATGATTTTGcgaaataaatattataccAATTTGGAACACTGTCATGTGGGTGGGAGTAGCAGTTCACACAGTGGCAGCAAGAAAAAGGACCTAAAAATTtctaacatttttattaataccAATAGGAATGACCACCTCGACAATTTAGTGTACCTACTAGATATTTATGGCAACAGCGTCACATTGAggccctccttttttttcgccttctCGGAGTACATCTATGAAAATCTCGAATGCTACAATAGGTACAATGAatccaattttttcttcaagtTTTACACTAGTGGCTGTACCTATAAATATCCCAGCGTTCGGTGTAAGCCGACGAAGAAGGATCCCCCTGCTGCAATTTACCCTGAAGAAgctgaaaaaatattttactgCATTTTAATTAGTTCGAAGAATTTATACGGACAGGAAGAATTAAATTATCTCTCCATCTTCTCCAATGCAGACATTCTGGTATCTGTCTGCACCTTGTACAACCACATTTCGTACCTTAACAAGTTGATATTTGTATGGTCCTACATTGACTTGCTCCCACTGATACTTCACGAATGTTTAGACATCCCACCAGATCTAAGTGAAGAAATAAGTATtcatttaaagaaaaattcgcTCCTCCTAGGGAATAAGGCGAACATTATACCCCTCCTACAAAAGTTCAAAATTAGCAGCAATAATCTATCCAAGGTGTGTGACTTTGTTTATTCCCTATTTCAGCTCAAAtgcgaaaatggaaaagtggACGAATATTTAAACTCTTTGAGTAAGTTCATATCTGATGATTTGAGCAAAAAGggtttcctccttcttcctcatcataaAAGCTCTTCCTCCGCGTATGGGGATAAGATAAATGCAATTTATAGCGCCAACGATATTGCCATAGGGGGGGCAATCAATAATGGTAATACTAATGGTAATGGTAATGGCGCTTCCAGTATTGCTAGTGGGAGCCTCAGTTCCGGTGCCAACGACGTGTCCCCTAAAAGAGCCCACATCGTGCCGAACGGAAAAACGAATCAAAGCCTGATCAGCAAAGTGAAAACCCTTTTACTGATAGACAAGGTGAAAAAGATCAATAGTTTCATCGGGACAAGCAGCGTCATGGAAAATACCTGCTTTGATTTATTCCTGAATTATGAGGAAAGCGTGTTTTCAAAtgaaattatattttatgtgaTCGCCGAGGGGAAGAACAGAGATATCATAGCGTGCGGCGGAAAATTTGATCGGGTCATTCAGCATATGAAAAGCGGGGGTGCAGTTGCTAATACGGTTTTGCCTGGCGGTTTGGGTAGCAGCCTGGGCATAATCAATGACAATGGCAGCCGCGTTGGCAGTGACCTGGGAATCTCCCTAGACAGTGATACCTGCTACGGGGTCGACTACGATATGAGCGATGGTGGTACCGATTCGAAGCTGCTAAACATGAAAGCCTATGGAGTCGAAATTTATTTAGAGAAAATATTCTTAAAGGTGATAGAGTCGAATGAGAAATCGGCGCTAAATGTTCAGTCCACTGCAACATCGGAGAAGACAcagatttttaaaaatatcttACCGTCCCCCAATCATCAGAATGTTTTCTCTTGTTCGCCAAATTTAATTCAGTCTCCAGTTAACAGTAGCCCATTTAGTTACTCCTCCCCCAAGGTGGTTATTCAGGTGCACGAAATGTCCAACTTGCTGATAGCCTATGATTTGTCTAAACAATTGTTACACAAGAACATTCCTTCGTATATTTACTTTTCCGTCAATAATTCaagcacgaaaaaaaaaataaaaaattttaagccGCATAAAATAAGGTTTATCATTTCGATCAAGTCAAGTGGCAGCAACATCTCTTTCGATGCCCACAATCCAATAAAGTTAAATGAcgtaaattataaaatttttaattcgaAAAATGAGGACTACAGTTTTATGCAGCAGGAGGAgttaataaattatttaattaagAACGTCTAG